The Anoplopoma fimbria isolate UVic2021 breed Golden Eagle Sablefish chromosome 20, Afim_UVic_2022, whole genome shotgun sequence genome includes a window with the following:
- the mecr gene encoding enoyl-[acyl-carrier-protein] reductase, mitochondrial — translation MWLRLPAVCLRNQTAALLKCSRLWEGANGALFSHSAGPAALTSKALLFRKHGDPSQVVQFEDVDLPPVGANDVLVKMLAAPINPSDINMIQGTYAILPDLPAVGGNEGVAQVLEVGGQVTSLKTGDWVIPKDAGLGTWRTAAVLAEDDVISLPNNIPLLSAATLGVNPCTAFRMISDFEDLKPGDSVIQNAANSGVGQAVIQIAAARGINTINVVRDRPEFTQLSDRLKAMGGTHVIKEETLRRPEMKELFKTCPKPKLALNGVGGKSATELLRHLQYGGSMVTYGGMARQPVTVPVSALIFKDVKVRGFWVTQWKRDHSSDGKAFRAMLDELCHLIQQGKLTAPSCTEVGLQDFSRALETAMQPFTSAKQVLIM, via the exons ATGTGGCTGAGACTTCCCGCAGTATGTTTAAGAAACCAGACGGCTGCTCTTCTCAAATGTTCAAGGCTATGGGAAGGTGCTAACGGGGCTCTCTTCAGTCATTCAGCTGGACCTGCTGCACTAACAAGCAAAGCTCTTCTGTTCAGAAAACACGGAGACCCTTCTCAAGTCGTCCA GTTCGAAGATGTAGACCTGCCCCCCGTGGGGGCAAATGATGTCCTGGTTAAAATGCTAGCAGCTCCAATCAACCCATCTGACATCAACATGATTCAAG GAACGTATGCTATCTTGCCTGACCTCCCAGCTGTTGGGGGCAATGAGGGAGTGGCCCAGGTCTTAGAAGTCGGAGGCCAGGTGACCTCCCTCAAAACAGGAGACTGGGTCATTCCAAAAGATGCTGGTTTag GGACCTGGAGGACAGCAGCAGTGCTAGCAGAGGACGATGTCATCTCCCTACCGAATAACATTCCCTTATTGTCTGCTGCCACACTGGGGGTGAATCCCTGCACTGCCTTCAGGATGATCTCTGACTTTGAAGATCTCAAGCCAG GTGATTCTGTGATCCAGAATGCAGCCAACAGTGGAGTTGGGCAGGCTGTAATACAGATTGCAGCTGCGAGGGGAATAAACACCATCAACGTCGTCAGAGACAG gcCAGAGTTCACACAGCTCAGTGATAGGCTGAAGGCCATGGGAGGAACTCATGTGATCAAAGAAGAGACACTGAGGCGGCCTGAGATGAAGGAACTGTTCAAG accTGTCCAAAGCCTAAACTGGCACTGAATGGAGTCGGAGGCAAGAGCGCAACAGAGCTGCTCCGTCATCTACA GTATGGAGGATCTATGGTGACGTATGGAGGGATGGCCAGACAGCCAGTTACTGTCCCTGTG AGTGCTCTTATTTTCAAGGATGTGAAGGTTCGGGGATTTTGGGTCACACAGTGGAAGAGAGATCACTCAAGCG ATGGAAAGGCATTCAGGGCCATGCTGGATGAACTGTGCCACCTCATTCAGCAGGGAAAGCTGACGGCTCCTTCCTGCACTGAGGTGGGCCTCCAAGACTTCAGCAGAGCTCTGGAAACAGCTATGCAGCCTTTCACCTCGGCGAAACAGGTCTTGATCATGTAA
- the smpdl3b gene encoding acid sphingomyelinase-like phosphodiesterase 3b: MSTVRLLLSCLLLKEVVALSGNFWHITDLHWDETYNLTDNPQLVCASSGQRPAANAGKYGDYACDSPWLLINSSVYAMKDILPDPDFIVWTGDGTPHVPNEDLGEEAVLNIMRKLTHIINQVFPNTKVYPALGNHDYHPKHQLPAGPNKIYKQTAEMWQKWLDPESRGTFNKGGYYTEKLLNRTGFRMLVLNTNLYYNQNKLTKGIDDPAGQFSWANQVLTEAAINKEKVYIIGHVPPGFFEKKRSTKWFMPKFNELYLDLIQKHHSVILGQFFGHHHTDSFRMFYNSKGSPISAMFLSPGVTPWKTTLPGVVDGANNPGIRVFEYDTQTLLVKDVVTHYLNLTHANAAHGRWEKEYRLTESFRVPDASPASMHQALERIANHHCYLQKYYEFNSVNYDLTECDSDCRIDHVCATREVDFTKYEGCLLKEGAVAISSGLLPVLSVAVSLVLANR, from the exons ATGTCCACAGTGAGGCTGCTCCTATCGTGTCTGCTTTTGAAAGAGGTTGTTGCACTGTCAG GAAACTTCTGGCACATCACGGATCTGCACTGGGACGAAACGTACAATCTGACCGATAATCCTCAACTTGTGTGCGCATCAAGTGGCCAACGACCCGCAGCCAATGCTGGGAAATATGGAGACTACGCTTGTGACTCGCCATGGCTCCTTATAAACTCCTCTGTGTATGCCATGAAGGATATTCTACCTGACCCGGACTTCATTGTATGGACAGG aGATGGAACACCACATGTTCCCAACGAGGATCTGGGAGAAGAAGCTGTGCTCAACATTATGCGCAAACTTACCCACATTATAAACCAAGTGTTTCCAA ACACTAAAGTGTACCCTGCCCTGGGCAACCATGACTACCACCCCAAGCACCAGCTTCCTGCAGGCCCAAACAAAATCTATAAGCAGACAGCTGAAATGTGGCAGAAGTGGTTGGATCCAGAGTCCAGAGGAACATTTAACAAAG GTGGATATTACACAGAAAAGCTGCTGAATCGAACAGGTTTCAGGATGCTGGTCCTCAACACTAATCTCTACTATAACCAGAACAAGCTGACCAAGGGCATAGACGACCCAGCGGGCCAGTTTAGCTGGGCGAACCAGGTTCTCACAGAGGCCGCCATCAACAAAGAAAAG GTGTACATCATTGGCCACGTTCCCCCGGGTTTCTTTGAGAAGAAGAGGAGTACGAAGTGGTTCATGCCTAAATTCAACGAGCTATACTTGGACTTAATTCAGAAACACCATTCAGTCATACTTGGACAGTTCTTTGGCCATCATCATACCGATTCTTTCCGGATGTTTTACAACTCAAAGG GCTCTCCTATCAGTGCGATGTTCCTCAGCCCAGGTGTCACACCGTGGAAAACAACACTTCCAGGAGTCGTGGATGGAGCAAACAACCCTGGGATACGTGTTTTTGAATATGACACCCAAACCCTTCTGGTCAAA GATGTGGTGACACATTATCTGAACCTGACTCACGCTAACGCCGCCCATGGACGCTGGGAGAAGGAGTACCGCCTCACAGAGAGCTTCAGAGTACCAGACGCCTCCCCCGCCTCAATGCATCAGGCTCTGGAGCGCATCGCTAACCACCACTGCTACCTACAAAAGTACTACGAGTTCAACTCAGTCAACTATGACCTGACAGAGTGTGACAGTGACTGCCGCATTGACCATGTGTGTGCAACCAGAGAGGTAGACTTTACCAAATATGAAGGCTGTCTGCTAAAGGAAGGGGCAGTTGCCATTTCCAGTGGGTTACTGCCGGTCCTCTCTGTGGCTGTAAGTCTGGTGCTGGCCAATCGGTAA